tctaaaaagagaagaaagagaacAAAAGTAATTGGCACCTTGCGAACATCTGCACTCTGGTTTCCAAAAGCATCAAACAGGGCAGGTAAGAACGAAGGTAGCTGAGACATCAATTCTTCCTGGGAAAACCTACCCACAAGCTGAAGAAAGAAGCATAAGTTCAAATCACTAACCAATCACACCATAGCTTTTCCAAGTTTGACATACTGTAGCGAAACAATTAGTACTACttctcaccaaaaaaaaaaaaaaaaaactagacaCAAGACTCTAACGAGTTCAGGGTTCAGATCCGATCAGCAAATTACCTTCGTCAAACAGTTAATACAGGTTACAAGAGTCTTCTCGTCTTCGGTGACAAGCAAAGGAACGACAACCTATGATAGCAGCAACTTATCAGAAGAATATCAAAGAAAAGGCcatgaaaaggaaaacaaaaaccCAAATATCTTGCTACGCAAATTCAAACGGAACACCAAAACTTACACTTAAGCATCTAAATGGGTCATACTGGGACAACACTATAGTTAAACAATGCTCAGCTTCATTTGAAACCTGGAAAAATATAACACATTAGAAAGGAGGGAAGGGAAATCTTCAGCATAACAACTTCATCTAAGTGAGAGTTTACTTTTGGAGCAACATCCTTGGTTACGTTGAATAATTTCTCAACTACAACCTCGACTGAATCCTCCATAGCATCTCTCTGGAACAACAGAAGATGGATAAAGTAAAACGACATAGTAAACAAATAGGGTTAAAAGGAAGCAGACAACATTTCTTATCTATAGCTAAAGGGATGGAACAAAAATAGATTTGAAGCAACAAAAGACCTGATTCTTCAGCATTTCAACTATCAGAGATAGGGCAAGTTCTCTTATTGATGACTCAGAATCATCAAGCACCTCGATTACAGCAGTCAATATCTGATTGAAGTACTGCAGTGAATAAAAGATGGCACGTCATAATAGAAACCATCTTTTCAAATTAATAGAATTAAATCCTGATATGCATAAgatctttaaaataaaaaagcaacAACTGAACTCTAACTAGTTGGAATATTAAAAAGGAACTAAACTAAATGCCATTCACACTGTTGCATGAGGACTTTAAAATCTATATAAACGGATAGTAACAACCAAGCAAATAAATCTGTGACTAATATACCTTGCTCCATATGGATTGATCATTGGTAACAGCGTCAACTAGTTGTTGGAGTGAACCATGCTTGTTGGCAGCAGGACTTTCATCATTTCCATTACAAATCTGGCAGAAGTGTGAGAGAAAGCAGGGTAAAAATTGTGATAGTTTTCATCCTAAGTTTTTGCACACAGGACTTGAGAGATTCTTTAACCAAGGAAGAGGAGAATCTCAGATAATTTGACAATAAAGTGTAAGTTCACAGGCATAGGTTGACCACAGAGAACTCACCGAATGAAGAATCTGAGGAATACTTGGTCCGGTTGCTGGAGTTGAGTTTATCTTCAGAGCAGAAAGTTTAAGGTGATTAAGTCCCAAATCAGATTCATTATCAGCTCCAACAGCTGCAGCTAGATGCTCCGAGTCAACTAACCCATTAACCTCCAGACAGGGTGTGGAAGTGTGCTCCACGTTTAAGCTGTTTCCATTGCTTTCCTGCGGATTAGCCCATAATCCATTACTCTCACTTGCGGCATGGGCCAAAGCTTTTGAAACAGGAAGATCAGAGTTGGAACCAGTTTCAACACCATGATAGAAGTCTTGAGTATCATCCGACAATGAGTGACCTATAGAGCTAGGCATATAGGTAGAGTCCGGAACAGAGTTCCACTTTCTGGCACCATCGCTATCAACTGAACCAGCAGAATACCTTCcaaatggatgacttttcttTGAAGCTCCTACATATCCCTCttcagaagatgttccagtcaCATCATATGGATCGTACTTGGAACGCtgcctttctttcttattctgcAGAAAATTCATCAAATCCACTTCTATACGAGGGGTATACTGTTTAAGAGCTCGTCTCAACGAATTTTGTTCTTCAACTGATAAGCTAAGAATAAAATTCAAAACCGCTGTTGCATCAAAGTGTGTGTACACTGATATAATGCATGAAATAGCCGCTTCTTTCAGTTTGGAATTTTTATCATAGACCAATGGTGTCAACTTAGCGAGCCATAACTTAAGGATGCCACTATTTCCAGCACCTTCAGAATTCGAAGGATGCTTGTTAAAAGAGCCAATTGCAAACTCAATTACAGCAAGTTTGGCCTTTGGCGAACGCTGTTCATCCAATGAACGGAGCAAAGCTGGCAAAAGGGAGTCGACACCATATGTTTTACTAACAATTTCTAATGTAGTTGAGCAAGGCTGTCTCACCGATTCCTTGGGATCAATTAGCCGTGAGAAAACATGGGGCAAAATCCGCTCCATGTAACTTTCAAAAGGTTTTCTGCAAGCTGGAATAAGATCTGCAAGGGTTGACAGAGCAGCCTGTGCAACTTTATGATGGGGATCATCAAGGTgctggaaaaataatttcataaccTTCTCAAAGCTCTGAATGATTTCTGGAATACCTCTAGGCCCCTGCTGTAGCAAAGACCTGACATAGCTAAATGCAGCAACCCTAGCATTCCAATCTGAACTAGAACTGAGACCTTCACTTAATGCATCACTTAGTGAGGCAGGTCCCTCCACATAACTTGACATGTCTCCAAGCGGAAGCTGACTGTCATCAAAGCTCCTTCTCTTGCTAGTAGACATTCTTCCTGCTGTGTTCTTTCTTGATAGAGGACGTTGAAAATTTGGAACGTGATTATTCTGAGAATCCCTAAAGTTAGCATCTCTGTATGGTGACTCTATGTATTGTCTGTGAACGTGTGAGTTCATTAACCGTCTACCTTCCCTCACTTCAGCATTATCTTCAGAAAAACCTCTATCTGGTAGTTTTTCTGAAGCCCTTCTTGCCGAATAAGAATTCAGCGCTGAAAAGGATTCATGAACCGCACTACTTCGATAGGATGATTTAGTTGAATCCTTCGAGGCCTGGATCTGAGTAATGATATCAGACAAACCCAATCCACCATTGCGATTCTTCCCTCTAGAGAAACCAGATGGTGCATCTACCAAAGCGTTAACAAGACTATTCGATGCAGGAACAGCAAAAGGAAATGGTGGGTCACGGGACGATGGCGGGTCAACTCCTGCACTAGGGgcaggaaaagaaaaattaaggtCTTCATAAAACTTCAAACATTATAGCtagtcttcttcttttcttttttttttaagagagaAATATTATAGCtatagggtgtgtttggtacgacggaaaatgttttcctcaaaataagagaaaatgttttccataaaaatttgagggaaaacattttccagatTAATAAAAACACACCAACGCATTCCCCAATCCATCCCGGTACGCCCCATCCCCACTTTCCACCCCATCCCCACCACTCCTACCTTCCAGCACCCACCCCCCTTGAATTTACtgtttcatatattttattttacttctatcaaaaatggaaaaaaaattcttacccccaactaccaaccccccccccccaaaaaattaaaagtttttttttttttttttggggtttc
This portion of the Lycium ferocissimum isolate CSIRO_LF1 chromosome 1, AGI_CSIRO_Lferr_CH_V1, whole genome shotgun sequence genome encodes:
- the LOC132050141 gene encoding CLIP-associated protein-like, whose translation is MEEALELARAKDTKERMAGVERLHQLLEASRKSLSSSEVTSLVDVCLDLLKDNNFRVCQGALQSLDSAAVLSGEHFKLHFNALVPAVVERLGDAKQPVRDASRRLLLTLMQVSSPTIIVERAGSCAWMHRSFRVREQFARTVTSAIGLFSSTELPLQRAILPPILQMLSDPNPGVRDAAISCIEEMYSSAGAQFRDELQRHHLPTMMLKDINARLEKIEPKNRSDGIPRSYSAAEVRSTGLNPKKSSPRAKSSTREASLFGGDADATEKPVEPIKVYSEKELVREFEKIASTLVPEKDWSIRISAMQRIEALVIGGATDFPCFRGLLKQLVVPLSTQLSDRRSTIVKQACHLLNLLSKELLGDFEACAEMFIPVLFKLVVITVLVIAESADTCLKTMLRNCKVARALPRIADCAKNDRNAVLRARCCEYALLILEHWPDASEIHRSAELYEDLIKCCVADAMSEVRSTARTLYRMFARTWPERSRRLFMSFDPVIQRIINEEDGGTHRRHASPSVRERSSHFSLASQTSASSQISGYGTSAIVAMDRSSSLPSGTSLSTGLLLSQTKPVGTGTERSLESVLHASKQKVSAIESLLKGLDMSEKSRSSSLDLGVDPPSSRDPPFPFAVPASNSLVNALVDAPSGFSRGKNRNGGLGLSDIITQIQASKDSTKSSYRSSAVHESFSALNSYSARRASEKLPDRGFSEDNAEVREGRRLMNSHVHRQYIESPYRDANFRDSQNNHVPNFQRPLSRKNTAGRMSTSKRRSFDDSQLPLGDMSSYVEGPASLSDALSEGLSSSSDWNARVAAFSYVRSLLQQGPRGIPEIIQSFEKVMKLFFQHLDDPHHKVAQAALSTLADLIPACRKPFESYMERILPHVFSRLIDPKESVRQPCSTTLEIVSKTYGVDSLLPALLRSLDEQRSPKAKLAVIEFAIGSFNKHPSNSEGAGNSGILKLWLAKLTPLVYDKNSKLKEAAISCIISVYTHFDATAVLNFILSLSVEEQNSLRRALKQYTPRIEVDLMNFLQNKKERQRSKYDPYDVTGTSSEEGYVGASKKSHPFGRYSAGSVDSDGARKWNSVPDSTYMPSSIGHSLSDDTQDFYHGVETGSNSDLPVSKALAHAASESNGLWANPQESNGNSLNVEHTSTPCLEVNGLVDSEHLAAAVGADNESDLGLNHLKLSALKINSTPATGPSIPQILHSICNGNDESPAANKHGSLQQLVDAVTNDQSIWSKYFNQILTAVIEVLDDSESSIRELALSLIVEMLKNQRDAMEDSVEVVVEKLFNVTKDVAPKVSNEAEHCLTIVLSQYDPFRCLSVVVPLLVTEDEKTLVTCINCLTKLVGRFSQEELMSQLPSFLPALFDAFGNQSADVRKTVVFCLVDIYIMLGKAFLPYLEGLNSTQLRLVTIYANRISQARTGTPIDANRS